The genomic window ACCGCACACACGGTCTTCCCAGCGGTGTGCTGGACCATCTGCACGCCGCTATCGACCGGTTGAGGCAGTAGTGAGCAGGTCGATGATCAATGGCAGACGGCCTGTTGCGTATCAGCAGTGTGGTCGAGCCGCACCCGGCATACCCTGTTAACGTTCCGCCTATTCGATAGTCATAGGGGAGGGGTTGTGGTCACCTTCGCGCAGTTGCGCGACGCGCACCCCGCCCTGTGGCAAACCGCCGCAGATGACCTATTGGCGGTAGCCAAGCAATCCGAGCGGACGGCCGGCAATATCCACGCCAATGGTGCCAAACCGCTTGAAGAGCACTGGCCCGATCACACCGGCACTCTGGCGCGCAATGTGCTGGTTCAGGTTGCTGGGCGAATGGTCAATACCGGCGTACTGGCGCGCGGTGCCACCACTCCGTTGGACACATTGCAGGACGCGGTGGAGATTGCTCAGCGGGAATTGAACGCTGCGGTATCCGAGGCGACAGCTAAGGGCTTCTCAGTCGGTGACGACGGAAGGGTGAGCCTGCCGACGGCGAGCGTTGACCCCGTCGGCGATCTAATGACCGCGTTGAGATATCAGCAACGGATCGCTGACGCGGTTGAGGCCGCCACTCAGGCCGACCAGCTCTGTGCCGATGCCTTGAGCGCGGTGAGCCTTAACCCCGACGACATCACCAGCGAGCAAGCGCAGAACGCGCAGGGCGTGGCAGTGCGCAAGGCGGTTGAAGAGATGCGCGATCAGCTCCCAGATGGCCTAACACCCGAAGAAGTCGGGAAGTGGTGGGCGGCGTTGACTCCGCAACAACAGCTACAACTTCGTCTTGCTGCTCCCGTGGAGTTGTACGACCTACCCGGCATACCCGCCGAAGTCAAAGCGCAGCTGACCAACGGCGGCAACGGCTACAACCCTATCGAGGCCGTCAGGTGGGCGTACGCGAACGCCCCCAACGAGGGCCTCAACCGATTCCCCAACAACTGCGCGCTATTCGTGTCCGAATCGCTGCGGGCAGGTGGTCTCTCAGAGGTGGAAGGGCGTTGGAGCAAAGAGGATTGGGCAAACCCGATACCCAACATACCTAGTGTCCATATTCCCTTTTCCGACAGAAATTTCGACGCCGACCAGTACCGATATACGAAGTCCTGGTACAACGCCGACGAACAACGGAGTTTTCTTGTCAATAGCGGAGGATCCGCAGTTCCTCTGTCGCAGACCCGTCCCGGCGATGTCATCTATTTCAACTGGACCGACTCGGCCGCACATAGCGGTGAAGTCAGCCACCACGCAGCGATCGTGTCGAGCGTCCTTCCCAACGGGGAAGTGCTCTACACCCAGCACACGCCGGGCGCGGTCAACTACAGCCTTGAGGACCGGTTGCCGATCAGGCTCCAAGATCAAGATCCACAGAGCGTGGTCGTCATTCGCCCGCCAGGAGTGCAGTGAGCAATTTCGTTGTGGCGAGGCAGGCAAGATGGTGGTTCGTCGCTGCCGCGACACTGCTCGCCGGTTCATTGGTGGCGCTGTACGTAGGTGCATGGCGAGTTGACGCTTGGGTGCATCAGCTGGAGAGCAATCACTGCGCCACGCCCTGGCCGCCTGCACCAAACCTCACCGCGCCAGGGTGGGCGACCGTCGGGCTTGTTATCCCCACCATGATCTGCCTGGCGGCCGCTTCAGTGCTAGTCCTGATCGGAAAGCACCGCCGGTGGCTGAAAGTTACTGCGATCCTTGGCGTATTAGGAGTTCTGCTGGTGTCGTTGTTCATCTTGCTCATCGGGTACAGCGATGCAACCTCCGGTGTTGACCGTTATACCGTGAGTGGCAGCGACGGAGGGCCGTTGTGTCCGGCTTCGGGATAGGCGCTGAGGGGAGATCAAATGAGCGGTGACTTCGTGCAAATCGCACCCGCCGAAGTCAAGAACGCTGGAAGGACCATCGAGTCTGAGGCGGCCGCGGCGCGCGCCGCACTCGTCCCGCTATTCGACTCGGCGCAACCGGCGGCCAGCGGAAACCCCGGCTTCGTCACTGGGCCGAAGTTGGTGGCTTTGGCGGACGGGCTCAAACGCGAGATGGAGTCCACGATCACCAGGTTGGCCGGAACGGGCAGCGCCATTGTCTCCTCCGCCCAAGCCATATACAACGCGGACAACACTCACGGCATGAACATTGACCCCGAAAACGCCGACGGCATCAGCCGTATTGCCACTGCGCTCAACGGACTCGCACAACCACCATCGCGGTGACTTTGGTGTTGACCTAGCTTGATTAACGCTCGTTTGTCATTGACGAAGGCGGGCACTTCAGGTGCCGGGTGAAGAATCGGGCTGCGTCGTCCCCGGCGAACTCGGGAACGCCGGTGTGCCCGCCCATGTTTGCGTGCAACGTCTTCTCCTGTGAGCCGAAGGCGTCGAACAGATCCAGCGCCAGCTGCCGGTCGTTTCCTTCGTCGTCCCATTGCAACAGGACGTGCAGCGGGATCGCGACTTGACGGGCCTCGTCGAACATAGAGCGGGGCACGAAACTGCCGGCAAACAGACCGGCGGCCGCGATGCGCGGTTCGACCACCGCCAACCGGACCCCGATGGCGATCAGCCCGCCCGAATACCCCGTCGGGCCGCTGATCTCGGGCAGGGACTGGAGCGCGTCGAGGGCGGACTGCCATTCCGGGACCGCCCTCTCGACCAGGGGGATGACAAGCCGCTCGACGATCTCGTCGACCGGCTCCCCGGCCGCCAGTGCCCGGTGCAGATCGGCGCGGGCCTGCTCGGCGTCGGATGACCGGCGGCGCTCACCGCTCCCGGGAAGCTCGATGGTGGCCGCGGCGAAGCCGTCCGCCACGGAACGCCGGGCTCGGTCCGCGAGCCGCGGGTACATCGTGCGCAGTCCGCCGGGGTGGCCGAGCAGGATCAGCGGCGCCGGTGAGGAAGTGGGCGTCCATAGGATGCCGGGGATCTCGCCGAGGGTGAATTCGCGTTCGCGGCTGCCGTCATCGAGGCGCTGTTCGGAGATGAAGTGCATGGTCGTGCCTTTCGGGAGTGCTCGTTGAACGGCGCTCCCGGACGACCTATCGCCGGACCGTGACTCCGAACAGGAGCACCCACGTTGATGCGTTCACGGGTACCACCTCCTCGTCCTCTTGCACGGTCTTCGGAACGTAGCAGCTGTCGTCGTTGGCTGCCAACCGGTTTCACGACAGCGCCTTGGCCGCACGCTCGGAGCCGTTCGCCTGACCCGAAGGTGCGACGTCAAGGACCCCGAACCTGTCCAGCACTGGTGATGCTCTGCAACTGACACCCTTGGGTAAGCCAGCTGTGGTCGCCGAGGTTCACTGAGACGTGGCTAATCGCAAGCCCTTCGAGAATGTTGCCTGCGTTCAGGACGGTGCCGCAGATCCGTACGCTCCCACCGTCGCGCCGTCGTACAGCGGCCAGTACGTCGTCGGCGGCACTAACTGCCCGATGAGTCGATGAGGTGGTACAACGATTCCAAGAAGCGGTTCGCCACCCTGTCGGAGATCTGATTACTGGGTCAACGGCAATCCCGTATGAGCTGGGCTCAGGGGTGCAGGCTCCACTGACCGCAATCCTCGGCAAGGACATCGTTGACGTCGACTTCTTGTCCTCCAACTACTGGGCCTGGATTCGACGCCGTACTGACCACGCGTTGGTAGAGAACCGCGGCCGGATCGATTCGGCTGCCGGACCAAGCTTTGGTCTGCCAGGCCCACCGGCGGCCGGGCGTGCGCGAATTGCCGATGACGCCGTCAGCCGCGGCCCATTGGCATACGTCGATACCGCCGTAGACGCCGGTGCGCTGCACGCCCAGCACCGAGTTGATTCCGCGAAACCACTTGAGCGCCACGTTGTTCCAGGTGTCGTGGTTTATGTCCTCGTCAATGGTGAAGAAGATCGGTGCACTCTGTCCACCACCCGCCGCGGTATGCAGCTTCCAGGCGGTGCGCGCATCGGCGACGCCGCCGTCAAACCCGCGCTTGAAGTCCGAGGGTGCTGTCCCGCCGGGTTTGCCGTATTGGTAGTTGCTGACAATCATCAGCCCCGCTGCTTTCAGCTGCTCGGCGTAGGGCCGGGTGATCGGCTTGGCGCCGAAGGACGAGCCGGGACGCGATAGCGAGACGTAATTGATGACCCCGGAGTAGCCAGCCGCGCGGATGTGTTCGGCCGGAATTTGGTGCATGGCGAAATCGATCAATTTGGGCGGTGCGGCAGCCGTGGCAGGGACGGTGGCAATTGCCGATGCCGTATACAAACTTGGCAGCGCCGACATGGCGATGGCGCAGCGCAATACGTCGCGCCGGGACATATGGGGTGAATGCCGGAGGCATGAATTCACCGACAAGTCGTGCATCGCGTGATGTTA from Mycobacterium kubicae includes these protein-coding regions:
- a CDS encoding amidase domain-containing protein: MWSSRTRHTLLTFRLFDSHRGGVVVTFAQLRDAHPALWQTAADDLLAVAKQSERTAGNIHANGAKPLEEHWPDHTGTLARNVLVQVAGRMVNTGVLARGATTPLDTLQDAVEIAQRELNAAVSEATAKGFSVGDDGRVSLPTASVDPVGDLMTALRYQQRIADAVEAATQADQLCADALSAVSLNPDDITSEQAQNAQGVAVRKAVEEMRDQLPDGLTPEEVGKWWAALTPQQQLQLRLAAPVELYDLPGIPAEVKAQLTNGGNGYNPIEAVRWAYANAPNEGLNRFPNNCALFVSESLRAGGLSEVEGRWSKEDWANPIPNIPSVHIPFSDRNFDADQYRYTKSWYNADEQRSFLVNSGGSAVPLSQTRPGDVIYFNWTDSAAHSGEVSHHAAIVSSVLPNGEVLYTQHTPGAVNYSLEDRLPIRLQDQDPQSVVVIRPPGVQ
- a CDS encoding dienelactone hydrolase family protein; this encodes MHFISEQRLDDGSREREFTLGEIPGILWTPTSSPAPLILLGHPGGLRTMYPRLADRARRSVADGFAAATIELPGSGERRRSSDAEQARADLHRALAAGEPVDEIVERLVIPLVERAVPEWQSALDALQSLPEISGPTGYSGGLIAIGVRLAVVEPRIAAAGLFAGSFVPRSMFDEARQVAIPLHVLLQWDDEGNDRQLALDLFDAFGSQEKTLHANMGGHTGVPEFAGDDAARFFTRHLKCPPSSMTNER
- a CDS encoding DUF1906 domain-containing protein yields the protein MYTASAIATVPATAAAPPKLIDFAMHQIPAEHIRAAGYSGVINYVSLSRPGSSFGAKPITRPYAEQLKAAGLMIVSNYQYGKPGGTAPSDFKRGFDGGVADARTAWKLHTAAGGGQSAPIFFTIDEDINHDTWNNVALKWFRGINSVLGVQRTGVYGGIDVCQWAAADGVIGNSRTPGRRWAWQTKAWSGSRIDPAAVLYQRVVSTASNPGPVVGGQEVDVNDVLAEDCGQWSLHP